Part of the Sulfurovum xiamenensis genome, TGATGCATAACCTAAAACTCACAGATGAAGAGTTCCAAAAAGAGCGTGATGTCGTTGCTGAAGAGAGACGTCTTAGAACCGATAACAACCCTATGGGCTATCTTTACTTCAGGGTCTTCAATACACACTTTACCTACCACCCTTACCATTGGCTCCCGATCGGTTTTATGGAAGACATTCTCTCATGGAAGATAGAAGATATAAGAGACTTCTATCAACGTTATTATCAACCAAGTAATGCCATTTTGGTCGTGGCGGGAGACATCACACCTGAAGAGGTCTTTAAAGAATCAGAAAAATATTTTGGACACATACAAAATAAACATGAGATCCCAAAGGTCACTGCTGTTGAACCTAAAATAGATGGTGCAAAGAGAGCTGTACTTCATAAAGAAAGTAATCAGGTCGATACCCTTGCGATCACCTATTCCATTCCCAACTATGAAGATGATGACCAGGTAGTACTTTCTGCGATCAGCCATATACTCAGTGCCGGGAAAAGTTCACGTTTCGAAAAAACACTGGTGAATGAAAAGCAACTGGCAAACCAGGTGTATGGCTACAATATGGAACTTGCAGACCCTGGTGTTTTTCTCATCATGGCGATGTGTTCACCTCAAGCATCTTTGGATACTTTGGAAAAAGAGATCCTCGTTGAACTTGAAAAGATCAAAAACGGTGATGTCACGCAAGCCGAACTTGATAAGGTCAAGATCAACACAAAAGCAGAATTTATCTACTCTTTAGAGAGTTCAAGTTCCGTTGCAGGGCTCTATGGAGATTACTATGTCAAGGGAAATATCCAGCCTTTACTTGAATATGAAGAGAAATTAGATAAAATTACGCTCAAAGATATTAGCGATGCCGCTAAAAAGTATTTTGATCACAATTTTTCAACAACTGTGATCTTGAAAAAAAACTAGGATAGTAGAGATGAGTAACTATATTACAGGTGCGACCACTGCACTGATCACTCCATTTAAAAATGGTACATTGGATGAAGCAACCTATGCAACACTGATCACAAGACAAATAGCCCATGGGATCGATGCGGTATGTCCTGTAGGAACGACAGGTGAGAGTGCGACGCTAAGTCATGATGAACACAAAAGATGTATTGAGATAGCTGTTGAAGTCTGTAAAGGCACAGAGACAAAAGTCCTTGCTGGAGCAGGAAGCAATGCGACGCATGAAGCCATTGACATCGCCAAACATGCTGAAGCATGTGGTGTAGATGCAATCTTCTCTGTGAGTCCTTATTACAATAAACCAAGTCAGGAAGGACTTTACCAACACTATAAAGCGATCGCTTCAGCAGTCAAAGTACCTTTTATGCTCTATAATGTACCTGGACGTACAGGTGTAGATATCTTACCCGATACAGTGAAAAGACTCTATGATGATGTAGAGAACATTATGGGTATCAAAGAAGCAACAGGGTCTATAGAAAGAACAGTAGAACTTTTGGCAAAAGTACCTGACCTCTATGTATTCTCTGGTGATGATGTTATCGATTTTCCTATTTTAGCCAGTGGAGGAAAGGGGATCACTTCTGTCACTTCGAACCTTTTACCAGATATGAAAGCAGAGCTTGCTCATGCAGCCCTAAAGGGTGACTTTGTAAAATCTAAAACCATTAATGATAAACTTTTTGAGATCAACAAAGTGCTTTTCTGTGAAAGCAATCCTATTCCGATCAAAGCCGCGATGTATATCGCAGGACTCATCGATACACTCGAATATAGATTACCTCTTGTACCTCCAAGCAGTAAAAATATGAAAAAGATCGAAGAAGTCATGAAAAAATACAATATAGTAGGAGCATAATATGTCAGAAATGAAAGGTAAAACACTTGTCATCACAGGAGCAACCAAGGGTATCGGTAAAGCCGTAGCTGAAAAATTTGCTCAAAATGGTGTAAATATCGCATTTACATATAACTCTAACAAAGAAGCTGCCGATGAGATCGCTGCAGACCTAGAGAGTAAATATGGTGTGAAGGCAAGAGCATACCCACTGAACATATTGGAACTTGATGAATTCAAACCGCTGTTTGAAGCGATCGATAAAGACTTTGACAGAGTGGATTTCTTTGTCTCTAATGCTATGATCTACGGCCGTCCGGTCGTAGGTGGTTATGGTAAATTCATGAAACTCAGACCTAGTAAAGGATTAACGAACATCTATACTGCAACCGTAGGTGCATTTGTACGCGGTTCACAAGAAGCTGCAGTACGTATGGAAAAAGTAGGTGGCGGTGCCATCGTAACATTGAGTTCAACCGGTAACCTTATCTACATCGAAAACTATGCAGGTCATGGTACCAACAAAGCAGCGGTCGAAGCTATGAGCCGTTATGCTGCTGTTGAACTGGGAGAAATGGGGATCAGAGTCAATGCTGTATCCGGTGGACCTATCGATACAGATGCACTAAAAGCATTTACAAACTATGAAGAGGTCAAAGCCGAAACCATTAAACGATCAGCCGTAAACAGAATGGGAAGCCCTGAAGACCTTGCCGGTTCTGTCTATTTTCTTTGTACGGATGAAGCATCATGGATCACAGGCCAAACACTTGTAGTCGATGGTGGAACGACTTTTAGATAAATCTTTATAAAAGAAGAGATAATGCCAAGTTCACAAATTTTTAACATTCCAAATATCTTAGCATTTATCCGTCTTCTTCTTGCTCCAGTGATGTTCCTTTTTCTGGTCAACCAGGATGCATCACTCTTTCAAGGTATACACCCTTCTTGGCTCAACTACTTTGCAGCCTTTATTTTCGTGGTAGCCTCTGCTACAGACTTTTTTGATGGTTATATTGCACGTACTTTCAACCAGATCACCACTATGGGTAAGATACTTGACCCTTTGGCAGACAAGATGCTGACTCTGGCAGGCTTTTTAGGACTCATGATGCTTGGCACTGCTTCTCCATGGGCCATCTTTCTTATACTCACACGAGAACTCTTCATTACAGGACTTAGGGTATCAGCCGTCAGCCAGGGTCTTGACATCGCTGCATCATGGATGGGAAAAGTCA contains:
- a CDS encoding enoyl-ACP reductase; its protein translation is MSEMKGKTLVITGATKGIGKAVAEKFAQNGVNIAFTYNSNKEAADEIAADLESKYGVKARAYPLNILELDEFKPLFEAIDKDFDRVDFFVSNAMIYGRPVVGGYGKFMKLRPSKGLTNIYTATVGAFVRGSQEAAVRMEKVGGGAIVTLSSTGNLIYIENYAGHGTNKAAVEAMSRYAAVELGEMGIRVNAVSGGPIDTDALKAFTNYEEVKAETIKRSAVNRMGSPEDLAGSVYFLCTDEASWITGQTLVVDGGTTFR
- a CDS encoding M16 family metallopeptidase — its product is MANSLPEHFTKTLDNGMQIVVIPMDNDSGVITTDIYYKVGSRNEVMGKSGMAHMLEHLSFKSTDKLKEGEFDTIVKSRGGVNNAATGFDKTHYYIKTASKNLALSLDLFSELMHNLKLTDEEFQKERDVVAEERRLRTDNNPMGYLYFRVFNTHFTYHPYHWLPIGFMEDILSWKIEDIRDFYQRYYQPSNAILVVAGDITPEEVFKESEKYFGHIQNKHEIPKVTAVEPKIDGAKRAVLHKESNQVDTLAITYSIPNYEDDDQVVLSAISHILSAGKSSRFEKTLVNEKQLANQVYGYNMELADPGVFLIMAMCSPQASLDTLEKEILVELEKIKNGDVTQAELDKVKINTKAEFIYSLESSSSVAGLYGDYYVKGNIQPLLEYEEKLDKITLKDISDAAKKYFDHNFSTTVILKKN
- the pgsA gene encoding CDP-diacylglycerol--glycerol-3-phosphate 3-phosphatidyltransferase, with protein sequence MPSSQIFNIPNILAFIRLLLAPVMFLFLVNQDASLFQGIHPSWLNYFAAFIFVVASATDFFDGYIARTFNQITTMGKILDPLADKMLTLAGFLGLMMLGTASPWAIFLILTRELFITGLRVSAVSQGLDIAASWMGKVKTVAQMVAIGFLLMQWPGATLLLWIAVILTLYSGYEYVRDFFKHTSTH
- the dapA gene encoding 4-hydroxy-tetrahydrodipicolinate synthase; translation: MSNYITGATTALITPFKNGTLDEATYATLITRQIAHGIDAVCPVGTTGESATLSHDEHKRCIEIAVEVCKGTETKVLAGAGSNATHEAIDIAKHAEACGVDAIFSVSPYYNKPSQEGLYQHYKAIASAVKVPFMLYNVPGRTGVDILPDTVKRLYDDVENIMGIKEATGSIERTVELLAKVPDLYVFSGDDVIDFPILASGGKGITSVTSNLLPDMKAELAHAALKGDFVKSKTINDKLFEINKVLFCESNPIPIKAAMYIAGLIDTLEYRLPLVPPSSKNMKKIEEVMKKYNIVGA